Part of the Aquila chrysaetos chrysaetos chromosome Z, bAquChr1.4, whole genome shotgun sequence genome is shown below.
GTGGGACGGCTCGATGGGTTTCTGGGCACTCGACACGGCGGTGTGGTACTGACCAGAGAAGTTGCCCTGGCTGTCAGCCGTGGACGCGTGCATCCAGGAGCCCAGCTCCTTCTCCCACCAACCAGTCACGTTGTACTGTGGGGGGAAAAGCAGACGTGTCCTCGGGGGCTGCCTGCACACAGACCCTACCCCTGCCCCCAGGCTGAGCCCCCTACCCGCACCCCCCCAGTGCCCATGGGGTGCCAGCATTCACCTTACCATTCCTTGTGCGGTGTTCCTGCTCACAGCTTGGCCACCACTCAGTGTTTGTTGCCTTTGCCTCCTTTGTGCCGGCCATTTCTCCCCTGGGGATCTTGgctgcctggcagaggagcttggaaaagaaagaaaacacaggggCAAGCTGTGGGCAGTGGCACAGCAGGGCGTCTCTTGAGCCTATGAGTGCTCGGGCACTTGTTTTTAAGAGACATGATTTCTAAAGTTGCTGCCACCTCAGCCATGTCAGGAGGCCCAAAAGCTGGGGTAAGCCAAGCAGAataggagaggaagaggaaaggctaAAGGCAGGAGCCCCAGACAGGCAGGAATACAGGCAGGACCCCCACTCCAGCCCTGCCAGGTGAGCTGTGTGACCCCAGGAGACGTCTGCCTGTGCCTGTGGGGACGTGTGCTGCCTCGGCACCAGTGCGTGGCACCAGTGGGGAGCCCACTGGGATGGGCAGAGCCCTCAGGTTCATGGTGGACTCCTGCACAGCCAAGGAAGCGGCACAGCCAGAGCCCTGCAGCGGCCCACCTGCAAGGCTCTGGCTCCAGCTCCAAGCACTGCCTGTCCTCTCCCACACTgcacctccctgggcagggacaAGCCACCGCCCTGGGGCAGGGTCCCCAGGTTACCCCTGCCCCAATTCCCCTGCATGTCACTGGGAGTTTGGATCCCCACATGCATGCcccctgcaccagggaaggGATGCCCATGCACATCCCTCCTGGGGACACGGACAACCCCAGAGCATCCCCCCCACTCTCAGAGCAACCCCCTTGGCAGGAGCTCCCATCAGTGTCCCCCCTGGAGCTGGGGGTCTTCCTGCTGCTGAGGATTCCCTCTGCGGATGGGTCTTCCACGAGTGTCCCTCCCCAGACCCTGGGACCCCCGTGGATGCTCCCATGCAGCCTCCCCCAGGGCTGAGCTTCCCACACTGGGACGAGGATGGGCATGGGGATGAGAATGGGCAGGAACAGGGACAGTGATGGGAATGTAGGAATTGTTTCCTAGGGCTGCCCACTGACATGGCCCAGCCTGGGGGTCCCTGGCTGAGGGCTGTGCCTGGGCTTCACCCCTGCCCTGCAGGagcccctgcaccccaaacTGCCCCCTGGTCACTGCAGGGGATGGACAGAAGGACAGGGAGTCGCAAGGGCAGGGCAAGGGTATGTGTGCGGGGACGGCTGGTGATCTGCAGTGGCTCCAGGGATTTAGCAGAGGAAGGAAGCGAACCTGTCCCAACAGCAGTAGGAAAACCTCAGGGCACTGCACGCAGCCCTGGTCATATGTACCAGGCAAGATCAAAAGGCGTGCAGATGTTGGGGCAGGATCAGACCAGGGTGGGCTGTTGCTGCAGGCGAGCAGGATGGCTGCTGAAGCATCAAGGACAGGGCTGTACGGGAAGCGGGTCCGGGATGTTTGGGACAGCTGAGAAGTGGGGTGGGGCGGTGACAGTGACACTGTCAGTGATGGCTTCCtatggttttgctttctgtttctattcCCCTGTTTAGCAAGCAGGCTGCTTACACCATGTCCTATGTCGTGGGCTGCCTTCTTGGGACACCGCAAGAGACAGGGAACTTGCAGCTGTGGGGATGATGGAGAGACAGAAGTGAAGTCTTAATCCCTGGTCCCACATGGCTCTTGGTGACCCTGCGTCCCCCTGTGGGCTCCCCCCACCAGGGCTCTCAACCTCATCCTCTCACTCCCACTGGGGTTCCGAGGCTTTAACCTCACAGACAGTTTGGAGAAGCATTTGGGGACCTGCTCGCGGTGCTGGTGACAGCCACAGCGGGTGTTTGGGGAGGGTGGGTGCAAGAACGAGCCCAGCGTGGTCAGGGCAGTGCCAAGGATGCTAGTGCGCAATGTGGCTGAACTGAGGACCTGCATGTGGAAGGCAGAGGTGGGGATGAGGGTGCAGGGGTAAGGATTAGGATGCAGTGGTGAGAATGAGGATGCGGGCATAAAGACGAGTATGCAGGGGTGAAGATGAGGATGCAGGGGTGAGGATCAGCATGCAGGTGTAAGGATGAGGATGCAGGGGTGGCTTTTGATCAAAAGCTGGACCACCAGGCACGTCAGCCAGTTGGGCTTGGTCAGTACAGGCATACCCTGGACCGGCTCTGGTCTGTGCACTCGCCAGGAGCTGGGAGTGCTGAGAGCAGTACCAGGGCCCagcagagaaggagggagaggagcagaggctgAGGAAGGCTGGCGAAAGGCGGGCACACTgtgagaggaagaggatggtGGACAGGCCCTGACACTTTCCCAGGGCACTGTGTGCTTGCTGCCCCAAAGTCCCTGCCCCATCTGACAGTCTCTTcccccagcacctctgcagcCCCCAAGCAGCATGGTCCTTCGAGCCCTTCatgcctctccctgcccacacAGCTTCTCCCCAGGGTGCTCAGGCGCACCTCAGTTAGGAGCTGCATGTTATGGATTAGGGAACTTGAGTTCCGTTCACTCAGAAACTTCACGAGTTGCTGAAGTGATGAATTAGTGAGTTCATGTGTTAGATGGGTCCGTGCAAAGGGCATTGGGTCCTTGTTTGAcatgtttgcttgcttgctttcctaaTGAGCtgataaaataaagtttaacaTACAGGCAATGTCGTCCTGTGAATCTGAGCACCCGAAAGGGGTGTTTTTCTGTTCCACCTTCCGGCTGATCAGGTGACAGCCAATTAGTGGGAAATACatgcatatgtacatatatacagcAGGGATCCCTCCAGTATCCGGCCTTAGCCACCCAGTCTGCCCGGTAGCTGCCCCTGGAGCCCCAGGTCCCTCCTCTGGTCCCTCCAGTATCCAGCCTGGACTTTGGACCACCCCAACACCGCAGGCTCCCAGCTCGTGACTGTGGTCCCCTCTGTGGGGGCTGGCACGCAGCCCTGTGCTCCCAGGACCGAGCCCCCCCACCCAGAGCAGTAGCTGGAAATGGAGTTTAGTGGGAACACAGGGCAGACGACTGGAGTGCAGAGATGCAGGAGCAGGCCAGGCGAGCTTGCTGACTTGCCTGCACGCAGCCTTCACTCTGACCCCTGGCCGTGGGGCATCCTGCTGCTCCACACCAGGGATGCTGCCTGGGGCCACCCACCACAGGGCCCCTGCAGATACCCCAAGGGGGTGCACAGGCAAGAAGGCATCTGCTGAGGCCCAAAGCTATGGTCAGGAAGTGGGATTACCCAGCTGCTGTCCTCACCttgtcccccagccccccaaaactctgccctgccctcccccagccACCACCCACCCGCCACCTCCCTCTGCCCATGGCCACAGAGTGGCTTCTTGCACCCCAGGGACAGATGGGGCACGGCCCTCTGCCAGGCAGAGAAAGGTTTATTCGGCACCATGTGTGGGGGCAGCAAGCTTGGAGAAGGGAAGGCCCCACCAGCAGGCTcctgggaggcactgggaggcactgggaagAAGCAGGGCAAGGTGAGGGTGTGTTTCCTGGCCAGAatgctgggagcaggcaggatcCCAGCCAGGTACCGGGGCAGCAGACAGCCCCGGGGACGCAGGTGAGAcagcagggtgcaggcagctccagtccccatccccatcACTTCATGCGGGTGAAGATGGAGGTGCCGACTCTGCAGGGAAACCATGtcagcaggaggggaaggagggatgcGGGGTAgggggggcaggagcagggcttaCCTGGTGGCTTTCCAGGCTTCCCTGCGGGATGGGACCTCTTCCCACAAAAGCCACGTGGTTTCCAGTGTCTCCTTCCCACGGCGGTCCACAAAGCACTGGCCCACAAAGGCGGTGGTGGAGTCTGGCAGGGTTCAAGTGGGGCAGAGGGGGCTCAGAGCCCATGCCTCCAGACAGGGGAACCTGGGCCACCTGATCctggcagacagacagacagacaccccCCGCCACATGCCCTGGACAGACAGATGGACCTCCCTGCCACCCGTCCCAGACAGACGGCCCTCCCCGACCACGTCCCATGGCAGGACCAAGTGCACGTGGCCAGTCTGTGGCCACAGCCAGTGTTTCCCTGGGTGCCCCAGAGGGTATGGGGGACCAGCCGGGGTGGCACCCCACTTCCAGCATGGGCAGGGGATCGCTGGCTGCCCCGGGATGCCGTGCCGGGTACCGCTGTACCTGCGAACTGCCACTGCACGGTGAAGCCGAAGGTGGGCTGCCCCTTGGcactggggtgctgctgggccCCTTGCAGGGGTGACACCAGGATCTGCTTGTTGGTGGCCGCCACAGCGGTGTGGTAGGAGCCCGAGAAGGTCCCGGCTGCGTCCAGAGCTGAGAGGGTCATGTTGGAGCCTAGCTCGTTCCTCCACAGGCCCTGCAGGTTGCACTGGGGACCGGGGGTGTGGAATGATcgctggaggtgacttattgatatggCCACCTCTTAAGAGAAGGTAAACCTCCAGCGCAGAATATGGTGGATATGCAATGAATCGGTTCCGTAATAATTCCCTAAGCCAtataacctgcaaccttagatgttagcaatGCCAGGGGAGCTTGGTGTGCTGACTTTGAGAGAAACCACATGGAGGGTGCAGCGGTGTGGAAGCACCGCGGCCAGGCTCTATGACATCACCGCGGGGATGGGAACTGGATGGTACTATGGAACTGATAAACCACATAGTTGTTAACCCTGAGCCAACCCTGGACCTGCAGTTAATcattttctgtcaaaagcatgtcctctgggtgaactttcCTCATTATAATCttattataataccaaaacacacctccacCCCaaaggctacccgcctccaaggtGTGACCACTcctcactgagcatgcgctctgaattttaTCTAGCatgtacctttaaaagtaaagcgagAAGATTTTATACCAATCATAGTAAAGGTATGTATggagtcactcaagctccacctaaatgtaggaaaatagtataaaaggCCTTAATAAAGGAGGGCTGTTAGGGAAGATATTATCATGGACAAATTGGAAGGACAtcactgacttctgggatcCGTTGATGGTCTGagcctctcttcccctccataGGGACACCTATTGGGTGAGATTCAAACACTGGACTATACTGAGTGCTTTcctgggaaacttagaaatctttAGAgttcttttcttccataatttagtgtgcttgtagttGACTGTATCattatttgcatgtgctttgcagactgtgtatttatcaccagcaatccaaaaaacctgtactcctgttgctttaataaactgtactattcattaaaatctagctGTGATAGTTTGTTGAATGCAACTACACTTCTAAAGTCTGGCCGTCCGAGTTTGTTGAACATGACTAAGTAGAAAGTACAGTGTGCTATTAGTGCATCCGTAATCGTTATAGTTTGGTATTTATCGAATTTGACTGGACTTAGAGCATTGAATTGGGCATCACtcagaatctaagcctagctgtccccagcccctctgatagctgaggataagctggaacacaagggggtttattttctgccaaatgtCTCTACCCTTTAATGCAACAGGGGCTCATGTGGGTGCCTTGGGCAATGCCAAGCCACAGCCCCCCCTCCAGGTTGCCTGGGCAGTTGCACGCATTTCCCATGTGTCTGGGGCTGGCACGGTCCCTCTGCACAGTAGCTGGGACCGGTGGCATGGGCACCGTCTGGGCCAGTACCTCTCCCTCCcgtggcagggcagggcagggcagtgcCGAACTGGGGGTGCTGGATACCTCCCCTACCCCCCCCATACGAGGGGTAGGTGACCAACACTGCCCCCAGAGACAGCACAGCCAGAGCTGGCAGCCCCCTCGGTCGTGCACGCTGCACCCTGGGATGGCACGGCGTGGCatagcacagcacagcagggcGAGAGCGTGCGGCCCCCCGACACAAACACTGTGTGCTGGgatggcacggcacggcacggcacagtGAAAGCATGCAACCCCCTCATGGCACTGCACAGCAGGGCACGGCACAGCACGGCACCAGACAGCGCAGCAGGGCACAGCAAGAGCACGCAGCCCCTCGACCGTTCACGCTGCACCCCGGGGttggcacggcacggcacggcacggcacggcacggcacagccAGGACGTGCAGCCCCTCGTCCAGTCACCCTGCACCCTGGGGacggcatggcacggcacggccgGAGCGGGCAGCCCCCAGGCCCCGGGGTTGCCCTTACCTTCCTGGCAGCAGCGGCACAGGGGCTGAGCAGGGCCAGGGCGAGCAGGAGGCAGTTGCCGAAGCTTCCCATGGCGGTGGCCGTGTGCGGTGCCCGGGCTCTGCCTGCGCTGCTGCCCCGTGCCCGCTCGGCCCCTTTTATGGTGGAGGGGGGCCGCGGCCAGGCAGTGGCCGCCCGTGCTGGGCCTCCTGCCAAGGGTCACCCTGGTGGGAGACGGGCCACTAGCCACCACGCCAGACTGAGTGGGGTCCTGCTCCCCCGGGCGAGGCGGAGGTCCCGAGGGAGCACAGTGGGGCAGTTCGGGCTGCGACGGAGGAGCCCAGGCCGTGGCAGGGGTCACGGCGGGGGACAGGCACCGGTCCTCGGGGATGGTGCCTGGGGAGGCCAAGGGATGCCgtgggggggggacgacaggGGAACATGGGCGCTGAGCCGCGACACGACAGGAGACGGGTGGGTGTTTGCAGCAAAGCTTTATTGGGTGAAGCAGGTGGCGGAGCAGAAGGAGTGGGATGCAGAGCCGGCGCTGCCGCTGGCCCCTTTCTGCCACTTACACTCCTGCTGGGAGTGCAGGCGGATGAAGACGTTGGTGCCGACCCTGTGGGGACACAAAGGGAGGAGATGTAAGGGTGAGAAGTGCAGCCTTGCCGTGCCAAACGCCTGcccatccccacctcccccccccagcatttGCACCTCGGAGGGACCCGCGGGGCGGCCGTGCACAAGCACCCCATCCTCAACCACCCCCGcactggcagcagctctgccggACGCTGAGCACCGTGGGGTGGGAGACCCCCGACCCAGCTGGGGATGCTCAGGGGACCTGCGCAGGGCAGGGACGGGGGGCTCACCTGGTAGCCTTCCAATCGTTCTTGATGTCGTCCACCTGTGACCGCAGGAGCCACATGGTCttcaaaacctcatttccctcATCATCCACAAAGCACTGGCCGGTGAAGACGGTGACAGAGTCTGCAGGGATGGGGTAGGAGATGGAGGGGACAGTGGTCACGTTACCGAAAAAGCCAGTCAGTGCCAACCCATAGCCCTGCAGCTTGccccagcacagggggacggtAGACCtgggctctccctgccctctgGGGACAGCGGTGATGGGGAAAGCAGGCAGAAGGCAACAGGGGGCTTGGGGTCTCGTCTGGAGATGGGCAGACAGCAGCGGGCTTCAGCCCCCAGCACATCCTCTGCACCCTGGTACTGCGAGGTGACACCAGCCAAGGAGCTCCAGGGTCAAGGACTGGGGGCATGAGGGACACCACAGGGGATGGGAGAGCATTTGGGACACcacaggggaaggcaggggatCATCAAGGACACTGCAGGGAAGGGCAGAAGAACATCAAGTACAtcgcagggagggcaggggggctctggggacactgcagggaggctgggaaaggagaagtACCTGAAAAGCTCCAGTTGACAGTGAAGCCGAAGGTGGGCTGGCTCTTCTGGTTCGTGCGGTGCTGGGACCCCTGGAGTGGTGACACCTGGATCTCGTTCATGGTGGCTGTCACGGCCGTGTGGTAGAAGCCACTGAATTCGCCTTTTCCATTCACGGCCAAGATGGTCATGTTGGAGCCCAGTTCATTCATCCAGCGTCCAGTCAACACGCACTAGAGCAGAGGGGACTCAGAGTtggtgctgcagcacagcccgcGTGCAGGCAGAGTGGCAGGAGTGGGCaaccctccccaccctgccccatgGATCCCAGCCCTGCCGTTACCTTTTTTGCAGAGTGGCCAGGAGCCACCAGCACCATGCTGAGCATCAGGAGGAATGGAGTCACTTGCACCATCTCGGtagcaggcagagagcaggcgTACGCAGGGATGTATGTGCTCCTTGCAGGGCTCTGCTGATGCGCCTGGTCTCTCGCCTTTTTATTGCTGCCAGATCCGTGGGTGGCAGCTCTGGCCAGGGCATTATGCAATCTGGGTGTTTCCAAAATTGCAGTTCCCAGCTGTGAGAGGTGGCTGCAGGCAGATATTCCCAGAAGTACCAGCTGAAACTGCCCCTCCTTGCTTACACTTCCCTGGCACCTCCAGCAGAGGCCCTGGCTCCTGGAGATCCGTGACTGCCAGGAACGATGCTTAGCTGGGGAAAACCCTTCTCGGGCTCTGTTGTCCCTTCTGCCAACTGTTTGCCACCCCAGGCACAGCACCCACTGCTTTGCCTGGGGTACCTAGAGGTGCCAAGGAGCCTTAACCCCAATGCACCCCAGGGTCAGCCTCAGCACATGGCCTCACCCTGCTCCTCCTCACCATGCATCTTCATGCAAACCCACCCAGCACTGTGCTCCTTTTGGGGCTTTGCTTTATCCCCCTGCTAGTACTGAAGCAGCCACAGACCAGGCTACAAAGCAGCCGGTCTCCTCGCCCGGGGCTGGCGTGAAGGTTTGCTGCTGTTATTACAAGCTGGCTTTTGttggaaggaaattattttgtgtatgaaaaacaaacattcccCAAATATCTTGGACATCACATTTTAATGCTGACAAATATTGTATATATGCAGGGATTCTTAAATAACTTTAagtacatatttatttaattcccCTTATGTTATAgttgttgctggctggggaggcTGAAGTGGCCTGGTTCACACCAGATTTTCTCACTCATTCCTCAGTGATTTTCAAGGCAGTCTCCTAAAATACGTGAGTTTTAATTCCCCCAGTCATCACAGCAAGAGTTGATGGAGTCCTATTCACCAGAAAATGctccttttcttaaaatggaGACAGGGCAACTCTTCGCAACACCTCAGAAATACTTcccaaattttgcttttccttttaatctcaCATTTGAGCCCCAGTTTCTCTCCAACAGTAAAATTCATCACTACCCAGTCTGGGGaacattctgtttcttctgccagCACCTCAACAgccccctctcctctctgcaggagCCCCACAGCTGTCTTGCACCCCTGCCCACAAGAGCTGCCCAGCCAGAGAGCTGGCTGCCTGCGGAAAAATCCTGCCCCGGTGTTTGCTTCCCTCTGTCTTAGAAATTAACTGCACAACAAGATATGTTTTCCCATGCAGCTGCTATTTGCTTTGGCTGTTTTTTCAGGAGGCAGGTGGTGCCTAGAGCGTGACCAAGGTTCCTGATAACAAGCATGGTCAGTCTGGGAATGTTTTagggtgcgggggggggcagcccttGCTCGTCGCTGTCACCACCTTGC
Proteins encoded:
- the LOC115337405 gene encoding avidin-like — translated: MVQVTPFLLMLSMVLVAPGHSAKKCVLTGRWMNELGSNMTILAVNGKGEFSGFYHTAVTATMNEIQVSPLQGSQHRTNQKSQPTFGFTVNWSFSDSVTVFTGQCFVDDEGNEVLKTMWLLRSQVDDIKNDWKATRVGTNVFIRLHSQQECKWQKGASGSAGSASHSFCSATCFTQ
- the LOC115337404 gene encoding uncharacterized protein LOC115337404 isoform X1, with amino-acid sequence MGSFGNCLLLALALLSPCAAAARKCNLQGLWRNELGSNMTLSALDAAGTFSGSYHTAVAATNKQILVSPLQGAQQHPSAKGQPTFGFTVQWQFAGTAVPGTASRGSQRSPAHAGSGVPPRLVPHTLWGTQGNTGCGHRLATCTWSCHGTWSGRAVCLGRVAGRSICLSRACGGGCLSVCLPGSGGPGSPVWRHGL
- the LOC115337404 gene encoding avidin-like isoform X2 yields the protein MGSFGNCLLLALALLSPCAAAARKCNLQGLWRNELGSNMTLSALDAAGTFSGSYHTAVAATNKQILVSPLQGAQQHPSAKGQPTFGFTVQWQFADSTTAFVGQCFVDRRGKETLETTWLLWEEVPSRREAWKATRVGTSIFTRMK